The following proteins are co-located in the Gammaproteobacteria bacterium genome:
- a CDS encoding IS3 family transposase has product VREYVAVYYNSKRLHSTLGYTTPMDYEKMHNKVSGSS; this is encoded by the coding sequence ACGTGCGGGAATACGTGGCGGTGTATTACAACTCAAAGCGTCTGCATTCAACGCTCGGTTACACAACACCAATGGATTACGAAAAAATGCATAACAAAGTGTCCGGAAGCAGTTGA